DNA sequence from the Melospiza georgiana isolate bMelGeo1 chromosome 7, bMelGeo1.pri, whole genome shotgun sequence genome:
AACTACAGAGGCTGCATCCCAACCCCAATCTCCCAGTCATGCACTGACCACGAGCACCAACGTGTGGGCTCAGGTCCCTCACAACTGCTACACGCATGTGGGGCAGGAGTGTCTTCTACAGGATTGTGGGGGAAGGAGCAAACAAGGGGAGCCAGCAACTGCACCCCCACAATAAAGGATATTATAACtcaattgttttgcttttacaacaaaaggaaaacatgaaaataactTATCTTGGAATAAATCTGGCTTTGCCTATTGCAAAGAATAGCAATCAAATTTTAACAAAACAGGCAACTTCCCCCATTACTATCTCAAGACAGATCCACTTAACGATTAGTagatcaaaattaaaaaaaaaaaaaaaaaagaagtcaaaagCTGTATTATGCCACAGCTATGTGAGAATAAATACTGATTAGAGCTCCTTCATTTCCTTACTTGTAAGTCCAGGCACCACCAGCAACTGTCTTCATGCAGGACCCGCAGTGCCAGATACCCACAGCCTTCCTCTTCATCTTGGTCTGGAACAgaattacaaaggaaaaaaataaagtcactCTCCATCAGCTGAAAAGGCCGAAGAAGAAACTTCAGGCAAGGCCTTCACAGCACTCCTACAAGCCAAGTTTAGACAAGAAAGGGATAGACAATCCTTTTACTCAAATTCTGCAGACACTTCTGAAATActacaaaaccccaacaacaaatCAAAGCAAGTAAAAACCCcatgatgaaaatatttttacatttccaGACAATTTAAAGATTCCTACTCtacaaacagcaataaaaatatcTGTGCAAAGCATAAGGTGATGGACCTTTCAAACTGTCAAAAACTAGATCTAACAAATTTTTAATTATGTACACATGCAGGTAAGATCACTTTCTATCAGAAATTCTTCCCCATCCAGAGTTATAcagcacacaaaagtaagcaaCTGCCATCAGAAGTTTAAAGTAGAAAAAGCAAGCTCTGTTCCTCTGCCAGGTAAGCTGTAGAAAGTtacaaaaggggaaaaaacgTCCAAGTTAAGCCTTAACTATCAAGATAACAACTGTGATGCTTCAATTCTGTCAGGTTTCTTTTATTAATTATGTAAAGCATATAATATGGCAACATTGCTCACTCTTATGCATCATGAAATGTAataatgtttgttttcatttaactACTACTAAACATTCATGTGAAATGTCTACTCTCTTTTTCAAGGACTCTGACAGCAGCTTAAAGCTCACTACACACCAGTCCCCGTCTTGCAACCAGGCACGTTTCTATTCAGTACAAAAATTAACTGTTGATGCACCTTTCTGGCATCAACAACAACGTgatttttaaagacatttttggGGGGAAGGAGCTCTCTCACCTTGCCACAGAAGGAGCAGGTATACTTGGCATGCTGGCTGATTTCAATCTTCTTCACCATTTTCCTAAGGGATGCACCGTAACGGGTCCCATATTTACCCACGATCCCGACCTTCTTGGTGCGCTTGGCCTGTGGGGAGGCAAACCAGAATGAGCTCCAGCCCTACAGAGACAGCTTTCTCCTCgctgctcccctctcccagcaTGGCAACTGAGTGCTGAGCACCTACAGCCGGGCTGCGGCCTGGGAAAACTGAGTATGCACAGCTGCGGCTGGAAGGGCCACCTGGTCCATCCAGCCTGCCTGCTCAAGCAGATCGGCCCGGAGCACACGGCACAGGAGCGCACCCAGGCTGTTCCGAGcatcccactgagggacactcCACACCCTCTGCGCAGCCTCTCAGTGCTCGGTCACTGCACAGCGAAGTTCATCCCCGTGCTCAGGTGGGACTTGCTGTGCATCGGTGTCTGCCCGTTTGTCCTACGGCTTGGCACCAccagaagagcctggctcctgcctctTGACAGAAGAGATAATATCCGTACGCTATTTTAACtaattatatacatttatataatgAAATCCCCTCTCAATCGCCTCTTctgaggctgaacaggcccaactcccccagcctgtgctcatgAGAGCCGTTCCAGTCCTCCAATCCTCCTCGCCGCCCTCCCCTGGAGCACTGGCGATGAAACGCCACCGGGCTGGTGCTGCCGCAGCCCCGCAGCTCCTGCCGGGCACCCGGGGCCGCCCAGACCGAGCAGAGCTCCGTCCGTCCCGGGCCAGCCGGCGGTGACACGGAGCGCTGCAGCCCCGCTGTGCCCGCGCCCCGGCTGCCATTCCCCTCACCCAGGCCGCCTCCCCTCCGGCCGCCCGACCCGAGCGAGCCGCTGTCACAACGCAGCGCGGAGCCGGCTCAGGGACGCGGCGCATCCCCAGCCCCGAGCTGCCCCGGACGCGCCCCGCGGGCTCAGCGCGGCGGTCCCGGCGCGGATGGAGGCGGATGGAGGCGGAGGGGCCCGGGCTCACTCACCATCTTTAGCCGGGGCCGACGCGGAGAGGGAGCGGCAGTGCGCAGGCGCGGGCGGGCCGGCGCGGGCGGAAGTGACGCGGGGAGAGCCGGGCGGTCGGGCTTGGCCGCGGACTCAGCGGGACAGAGCGCAACCCGCaggacggacggacagacagactgGCAGACAGCCGAGCGCGGGCTCAGCGCTGCTGCTCAGAGAGCGTGTGGGGGCTCCCTCGCTGCAACACTGCCGTGTGCTCTGTCAGGGCCCTGCTCGAGCAGGGAGGCTCGAGCGGATGAGCAGCGCGGTCCCTTCAGCCTGACCCATCCTGTGGAACCCGTGTGAGACCCAGGCGGTGCAGGGGCGCCAGCACCGCCGGAGCTCACATTCCTGGGTTTCCAGCGAGGGAAGTCgcagcaggaaaggaaactGGGCAGTTCCATTCACTCAGCTCGTTTTTAAAGAGGATAAGCAGCAAATCAATACAGGGACAGAAAACGTGCCCAGAACTGcagaaaaagtaaatataaaaatcaacGAGAATGAATGCTTATAATAAAACATATCAACCCTAAACCATGAGGTTTCAAGAGTTTTGGCATCAGGTCAGGTCTTAACCTGATTTCCTAATTTCCTCGGGGTTAGCCAGTGCTGAAACCACCAGCCCTGAAAGCCCTCGTGTGCCTCTTCAGAGGTGATTCCCAGTCCcaaaacacacagggaaaaatacAGCAGTGCCACGGAGCTGCAATGCTTGTAAGGGGATTAGCAACTTATTAGCCTCCATTAAGAAATGTAATCCAGTTAGCCTGAGAGCTTTTCCATGCGCAGAGGAAGCTCCGGtccatcccctcctgccagAAGAGGGCCGGAGCTTCCCAGTCCCCAGGTAATTGCTGCAGGTAATTTTCCTCCATACCCACCCTGCCTGCCTCAAGCAAGGACAGCACTCTTGCAGTCTGTTTAGCTAAGAGGGAATCAAGGAATCGAATGTACCCAGCCACTGTGTTACTTTCCCTGGCTGGGGTCTGTACTTTTAAGAGATGATCATGGACAAATGTCACATCCCTTCTTGGCTCTTGCTCTGAGGATTTGAACACTGACGTTTTTAATGCCCTCTGTCATGCCAGGCTCTTCATTCCCTGCTCATCCTTGCAAGCTCTTGTGGGAGCTGGTGGGCCAGAGCAATGTTTGAGATGAGGGCTCAGCAAGGCTTTAGGCAATGGTATTTATATCTCCCTCAGTTGAATCAAAATTTCATTTGCTATATCCTACGAATAAATCTGCCCTTTTCAGATCCTCGTCACAATGATGACTCACAGGATACAGCTTTGATACCAACGtattagaaaacagaaaaaagtaatttcctttGGCTGCCTAGTGACTATatggttaaaaaaatataaattgtcAGCCAACACATCCAGAGAATCTACTGCTCTGTATGTACAGAGTTCAGGTTTGCTGTGACAGTGCAGCACACGGCCATATCCATCATCTACCAGTGTCACAGAGAGCTCTGGCAACAACCAAACCCAGCCACCCTGGGTGACAGCACATTCCCAGTGCCAAAGTAAACACACATTTATTTCCAAGGGACTGAGAAGATGAAGGACACAGGCCAGCACAGCCATGTCTTGATAGTCCACCCCCTTGAACTTTTCAGGTCACGAAGCTAGCCAGCCTGAACACTTAGTTGGAACTGCTCCAGTTTATTGATGTATTTTAAACTGTTGTTGCTGTTTTAGCATCCTCCTTGAAAACACACCTTTCTCCAACATGGGTGGGAGCGCTGATGCAGGTGTACAAGCAGGCAACCAGCCACAGCAAGATGCTCCAAGATCCAGTGAGATGAgtccttccctttcctctgcTGGTTTTAGATGATGCCAAAAAGATACAGCTCTACCATCTTCAGCTGGCAGGTGCAGGAGGCCCAGCAGTGCTCCATGTTCCCGAGCCTGCTGTGGGTCCCAT
Encoded proteins:
- the RPL37A gene encoding large ribosomal subunit protein eL43, translated to MAKRTKKVGIVGKYGTRYGASLRKMVKKIEISQHAKYTCSFCGKTKMKRKAVGIWHCGSCMKTVAGGAWTYNTTSAVTVKSAIRRLKELKDQ